The following coding sequences lie in one Vibrio casei genomic window:
- a CDS encoding type II and III secretion system protein family protein, whose product MLRFSIVALLMFGFSMISLANGANLDNEKIQLPPNGQVEWSYSGGSITRAAIGDPDVANLSVINSSTLLILGKTVGQTSLLVWGEGQQEPIRKKIHVVPSGIQVSDIQVQTDIKVVEISKSALKEAGFFFGKNTPNTTIGVGNGDIAGALFSNSVSLPFSDAFNIVLGNQSKGILGAISALNSNGFAYTLAEPSLVTMSGHSATFLAGGEFPYPVSSDNGDISIEFKEFGVRLSLSPTVREDGRILLKVAPEVSELNYNQGVSTSGIVVPGISVRRTDTTIQLGDGESFVISGLISSSTMKNADRLPGLGDIPIIGAFFSASRLEQNDKELMMVVTPHLVKPLSKNAPLPTLPGDVYRRYDPNFFELIFLNKEPDELPKGIGFSDGM is encoded by the coding sequence ATGCTCAGATTCTCAATAGTCGCATTGCTGATGTTTGGTTTTTCAATGATAAGCCTCGCCAATGGTGCCAACCTTGATAATGAAAAAATTCAGCTACCCCCTAATGGCCAAGTGGAATGGTCTTATTCAGGGGGAAGCATTACCCGAGCGGCTATTGGTGATCCAGATGTTGCCAATTTAAGTGTCATCAACAGTAGTACGCTGTTAATTTTAGGGAAAACCGTTGGGCAAACGAGTTTATTGGTGTGGGGAGAAGGGCAACAAGAGCCGATTAGGAAAAAAATCCATGTAGTGCCTTCTGGAATACAAGTGAGTGACATTCAAGTTCAAACGGACATTAAAGTCGTTGAAATCAGTAAGTCTGCGTTAAAAGAAGCCGGTTTCTTTTTTGGTAAAAATACCCCGAATACGACAATTGGTGTCGGTAACGGCGATATTGCGGGTGCGTTATTTTCAAACAGTGTGTCTTTGCCATTTTCAGATGCATTCAATATTGTTTTGGGTAATCAGTCTAAAGGTATTTTAGGCGCGATCAGTGCATTAAACTCCAATGGTTTTGCCTATACGTTAGCGGAACCGAGCTTGGTTACGATGTCTGGGCACAGCGCGACTTTTTTAGCTGGTGGTGAGTTTCCGTATCCAGTGAGCTCGGATAATGGCGATATCAGCATCGAGTTTAAAGAATTTGGTGTGCGTTTAAGCTTGTCACCAACGGTACGTGAAGACGGCCGAATCTTATTAAAAGTGGCACCAGAGGTTAGCGAATTAAATTATAACCAAGGTGTGAGCACTTCAGGCATTGTGGTTCCGGGGATCAGCGTTCGCCGAACCGATACCACGATACAGCTTGGTGATGGCGAAAGCTTTGTAATCAGTGGGCTTATCAGTAGCAGTACCATGAAAAATGCCGATCGTTTACCCGGATTGGGCGACATTCCTATTATTGGCGCTTTCTTTAGCGCGAGCCGTTTAGAACAAAATGATAAAGAATTGATGATGGTGGTCACGCCACATTTGGTCAAACCATTATCGAAAAATGCGCCACTACCCACTTTGCCTGGTGATGTTTATCGACGTTACGACCCCAACTTTTTTGAGTTGATATTCTTAAATAAAGAACCCGATGAGCTACCGAAAGGCATTGGTTTTTCTGATGGAATGTAG
- the cpaB gene encoding Flp pilus assembly protein CpaB, which yields MRLNFMTPRRLKISAGLLLIVAVFFAWMGYQNQKNTSQTASKTLSNTFTPAPTQYTLWKFTQDLSPGEKLTKDSVEQVTVEKVSPNQVQDLGQVLSLRVKRPIVSGSFLTTDMLEKARAIVDELPVGYRALAVTASEVSTVGGHLKPGDNVDIIYLLKPNDESGDVTTARRLASNIKVLAVGDQVTDMSRDLGNSEEIKKEAKNQKAKSTTRAARSVVLAVEEPLAPMILLAESSGDLRLSIVGTDEMMASIKDEHPDQYPTNTDDDNASIVDSTLASAFDASQQPATTTSDLLDQQSQSDQQKKGEPDKEDIYLASLEQFKIDSQPKKTSSKTKKTSTAPRGHYIEIIQGDKRAWINSGK from the coding sequence ATGCGGCTTAATTTTATGACACCAAGAAGGTTAAAAATATCGGCGGGATTGCTTTTGATCGTGGCGGTGTTTTTTGCTTGGATGGGGTATCAAAACCAAAAAAATACGTCTCAAACGGCCTCTAAAACCTTGAGCAATACCTTTACCCCAGCCCCAACTCAATACACGCTGTGGAAATTCACACAAGATTTGTCGCCGGGCGAAAAGTTGACCAAGGATAGTGTCGAGCAAGTAACGGTGGAAAAAGTCTCACCGAATCAAGTTCAAGATCTTGGCCAAGTGTTGTCTCTTCGGGTGAAAAGACCCATTGTTTCTGGCTCGTTTTTAACGACAGACATGCTAGAAAAAGCCAGAGCCATTGTCGATGAACTCCCAGTTGGGTATCGCGCGTTGGCGGTCACCGCCAGTGAAGTTTCCACCGTTGGAGGCCATCTTAAACCGGGCGATAACGTGGATATTATTTATCTTTTAAAACCGAATGATGAATCAGGGGATGTGACTACTGCACGTCGATTAGCAAGTAATATCAAAGTGTTGGCGGTTGGCGATCAAGTTACCGATATGTCGCGAGATTTAGGTAACAGCGAGGAAATAAAGAAAGAGGCAAAAAACCAAAAAGCCAAATCCACGACCAGAGCGGCGAGATCGGTGGTTCTTGCAGTAGAAGAACCGCTTGCCCCTATGATTTTATTAGCGGAATCTTCAGGCGATCTTCGTTTATCGATTGTCGGTACTGATGAAATGATGGCGTCGATAAAAGATGAGCATCCCGATCAATACCCAACTAATACAGATGATGACAACGCCTCTATTGTCGACTCTACTCTTGCCTCTGCTTTTGATGCGAGCCAGCAACCAGCGACAACCACTTCGGATTTATTGGATCAACAAAGCCAGAGCGATCAACAGAAGAAGGGCGAGCCAGATAAAGAAGACATCTACCTCGCCAGTTTAGAGCAATTCAAAATCGACTCACAACCCAAAAAAACATCATCTAAAACGAAAAAAACATCGACAGCACCAAGGGGTCATTACATTGAAATTATTCAAGGTGACAAACGGGCGTGGATAAACTCAGGTAAGTGA
- a CDS encoding type II secretion system F family protein, whose amino-acid sequence MGTEFFFWLAASFLLLALSAFLWMQSLTVTTLEAQQAQAVKAQNLKARSKMRSEERKEKWLQKGQKLWGRVKQQNQQRLTDMVSTMRQAGYISSREQTVCLFKVLLAWIVISAVFFGQQFFSEQTATHGVLSFIIFVCFLLWMTLRWFRYKAKSRAKKMDDEILITVHLMSILWQVGLSLESLLRAYHQEAEELTPELNKEIGLILARIDTGQNREQVFNDMASRTLSIGFQDLLTMMSQAGDSGGGLKSAFQSLAKILQDRKRTDLQEKVTKMSGKISVIMMVFMFPALFIVLGGPAALALKTALGD is encoded by the coding sequence ATGGGAACGGAATTTTTCTTCTGGTTGGCGGCATCGTTCTTGTTATTGGCTTTGTCTGCTTTTTTATGGATGCAATCATTGACCGTGACAACACTAGAAGCACAACAAGCTCAAGCGGTTAAAGCCCAAAACTTGAAAGCGCGTTCCAAAATGCGCTCAGAAGAAAGAAAAGAAAAGTGGCTTCAGAAAGGGCAAAAGCTGTGGGGACGAGTGAAACAGCAGAATCAACAAAGGCTAACCGATATGGTCAGCACCATGCGACAAGCGGGTTATATCAGCAGTCGTGAGCAAACGGTCTGTCTGTTTAAGGTGCTATTAGCGTGGATTGTTATTTCGGCTGTGTTCTTCGGGCAACAGTTTTTTTCAGAACAAACCGCGACCCACGGGGTGCTGTCATTCATTATTTTTGTGTGTTTTTTATTGTGGATGACGTTGCGCTGGTTTCGTTATAAAGCGAAATCCCGAGCGAAGAAAATGGATGATGAGATTTTGATCACGGTGCATTTAATGTCGATCCTTTGGCAAGTGGGCTTGTCTCTTGAAAGCTTGTTGCGAGCTTATCATCAAGAAGCAGAAGAACTCACCCCTGAGCTAAATAAGGAAATTGGCTTGATTTTGGCTCGTATTGATACCGGGCAAAATCGTGAACAAGTCTTTAACGATATGGCGTCAAGAACGTTATCGATTGGTTTCCAAGATCTTCTCACCATGATGTCTCAAGCGGGGGATTCAGGTGGGGGGTTAAAAAGTGCGTTCCAATCGTTAGCGAAAATTCTTCAAGATAGAAAGCGAACTGATTTACAAGAAAAAGTCACCAAGATGTCGGGTAAGATCTCAGTGATCATGATGGTCTTTATGTTTCCTGCTTTATTCATTGTGCTTGGCGGGCCAGCAGCGTTAGCGCTAAAAACCGCATTAGGAGATTAA
- a CDS encoding tetratricopeptide repeat protein: MNRIILVTLTLWLSACSSSPQPVVVQNVPEQEPGLCGEHLSKSMGMQISMAKQSFQQGQYYSSLATLEKIDSDSVTKRALQASAYRKAGELDDAKKIYQSLLDTCVKGNAQHGLGLISAYQSDMKSAQTWLSKAAKSEPANPNIRNDYGFLLLSIGEDKKARGEFITALELAPTNETAAKNLWLVLFRNHETKAASSLNKRFSWSDDETQKLTLAATQFSPIDVDKP; this comes from the coding sequence ATGAACCGAATAATACTCGTCACCTTAACCCTGTGGTTATCGGCTTGTTCTTCATCGCCCCAACCGGTTGTGGTGCAAAATGTACCCGAGCAAGAACCTGGGCTTTGTGGGGAGCATTTATCCAAAAGTATGGGCATGCAAATCAGCATGGCGAAACAATCTTTTCAGCAAGGACAGTATTACTCCTCTCTTGCAACATTGGAAAAAATCGATTCAGATTCCGTCACCAAACGTGCTCTGCAAGCCAGTGCATACCGAAAAGCAGGGGAGTTAGATGACGCAAAAAAAATCTATCAGTCGTTGCTCGATACGTGTGTAAAGGGTAATGCACAGCATGGTCTTGGGCTTATTTCTGCTTACCAAAGTGATATGAAGTCGGCGCAAACGTGGCTGTCGAAAGCCGCAAAATCGGAACCGGCTAACCCTAATATTCGTAATGATTATGGCTTTTTATTGCTTTCTATTGGGGAAGACAAAAAAGCAAGAGGCGAATTTATTACCGCTTTAGAACTGGCACCAACCAATGAAACGGCCGCGAAAAATTTATGGTTAGTGCTTTTTCGTAATCATGAAACTAAAGCCGCTTCCAGTCTAAATAAGCGCTTTAGTTGGAGTGACGACGAAACACAAAAATTGACGTTAGCCGCTACCCAATTTAGCCCAATAGATGTGGATAAGCCTTAA
- a CDS encoding DUF3613 domain-containing protein, with protein sequence MESMIARHSLRLGKPIKSKLLVGLLGLVALGANAAQEEQTTNSNGQQPVQYQPSSQSNNDEVVREDRTRSWLALQRSNTQATAYQDELSPEMAKSVQERAAKSFTHEIPEKFITDSFGE encoded by the coding sequence ATGGAATCAATGATAGCGAGACATTCGTTACGGTTGGGTAAGCCAATCAAAAGCAAGTTACTTGTCGGGTTGTTAGGGCTTGTGGCGCTGGGAGCGAATGCGGCTCAAGAAGAACAAACGACCAATAGCAATGGTCAGCAACCGGTTCAATATCAGCCATCCAGCCAATCGAATAACGATGAAGTGGTACGGGAAGACAGAACCCGTTCATGGTTAGCCTTGCAACGCAGTAATACTCAAGCGACAGCTTACCAAGATGAGCTGTCCCCTGAAATGGCAAAATCGGTTCAAGAAAGAGCCGCGAAAAGCTTCACCCATGAGATACCCGAAAAATTCATCACTGATAGTTTTGGAGAATAG
- a CDS encoding Flp family type IVb pilin — protein MKIQSLHDYMTQAWCKLAAFSRDEKGASGIEYVLVAAIAVVAIAIFVSGSGVGARLTGILTDIGTNVGS, from the coding sequence ATGAAAATTCAAAGTTTACATGATTACATGACACAAGCATGGTGCAAATTGGCCGCGTTTTCTCGTGATGAGAAAGGCGCGTCGGGAATTGAATATGTATTAGTGGCAGCAATAGCGGTGGTTGCTATTGCTATTTTTGTATCTGGTAGTGGCGTTGGAGCTAGGCTTACAGGCATTTTAACCGATATTGGAACTAATGTAGGTTCATAG
- the gpsA gene encoding NAD(P)H-dependent glycerol-3-phosphate dehydrogenase, which translates to MPNKIKPNDAVMTVIGAGSYGTSLAIALARNGSKIVLWGHNPVHMTALEEDRSNEEFLPGIDFPESLVIEADLEKAVSASRDLLVVVPSHVFGVVLKSLKPHLRDDTRICWATKGLEPETGRLLKNVAEEILGTDISLAVLSGPTFAKELAAGMPTAISVASPDAEFVHDLQETIHCSKTFRVYANSDFTGMQLGGAVKNVIAIGAGMSDGIGFGANARTALITRGLAEMCRLGAALGAQPETFMGMAGLGDLVLTCTDNQSRNRRFGLALGKGKDVDSAQLEIGQVVEGYRNTKEVWVLANRMGVEMPIVEQIYQVLYQGKDARQAAQDLLARQKKSEG; encoded by the coding sequence ATGCCAAATAAGATAAAACCTAATGATGCTGTCATGACGGTGATTGGTGCAGGTTCTTACGGTACGTCTTTAGCGATTGCGTTGGCACGTAATGGTTCGAAGATCGTATTATGGGGGCATAATCCCGTTCATATGACTGCTTTGGAAGAAGACCGTTCCAATGAAGAGTTTTTACCAGGCATCGATTTTCCAGAATCTTTGGTTATCGAAGCGGATTTAGAAAAAGCCGTATCGGCATCTCGTGATTTATTGGTGGTTGTGCCTAGCCATGTATTTGGCGTAGTTTTGAAAAGCTTGAAACCTCATTTGCGTGATGACACTCGTATTTGTTGGGCAACCAAAGGGTTGGAACCAGAAACAGGGCGTTTGTTAAAAAACGTTGCCGAAGAAATATTAGGCACCGATATCTCACTGGCGGTCTTGTCGGGCCCAACCTTTGCAAAAGAGCTTGCGGCGGGTATGCCGACGGCCATTTCAGTCGCCTCACCTGATGCTGAATTTGTGCATGATTTACAAGAAACCATTCATTGCAGTAAAACTTTTAGAGTGTATGCCAACAGTGATTTTACCGGTATGCAATTAGGCGGAGCGGTGAAAAATGTGATTGCGATTGGTGCGGGAATGTCGGACGGAATTGGCTTTGGCGCAAATGCTCGTACAGCACTGATCACACGCGGTTTAGCGGAAATGTGTCGCTTAGGGGCCGCGCTTGGCGCTCAACCAGAAACCTTTATGGGTATGGCTGGGTTAGGTGACCTTGTGCTAACGTGCACCGACAATCAATCTCGTAATCGTCGTTTTGGCTTAGCCTTAGGGAAAGGCAAAGATGTCGATAGCGCCCAATTAGAAATCGGCCAAGTGGTGGAAGGGTATCGTAATACTAAAGAAGTTTGGGTGTTGGCGAATCGAATGGGGGTTGAAATGCCTATCGTAGAGCAAATTTATCAAGTGTTGTATCAAGGTAAAGACGCCCGTCAAGCGGCGCAAGATTTGCTGGCTAGACAGAAAAAGTCGGAAGGATAG
- a CDS encoding prepilin peptidase, protein MPIIFTSLLIIASLFDLKNQRVPNLLSVGFIISALLWLVFKPGSITFLSVIYSVGMTLLLTLPGYCKGVFGAADIKILFAVALVTPIESMIIILLASFIIFSLYWVVCYRPIKQAPFIPAVLGAFILSMWIR, encoded by the coding sequence ATGCCAATTATTTTTACTAGTTTGCTTATTATTGCGAGTCTTTTCGATCTTAAAAACCAACGCGTACCGAATCTTTTAAGTGTTGGTTTTATTATCTCTGCCCTGTTATGGCTGGTGTTTAAACCGGGCAGTATTACTTTTTTGAGTGTGATTTACTCTGTGGGGATGACCTTGTTATTAACCCTCCCAGGGTATTGCAAAGGGGTGTTTGGCGCCGCGGATATTAAAATTTTATTCGCCGTGGCATTGGTGACGCCAATAGAGAGCATGATCATTATTTTATTGGCTTCTTTTATTATTTTTAGTCTTTATTGGGTGGTGTGCTATCGCCCAATAAAACAAGCGCCTTTTATTCCTGCGGTATTAGGCGCCTTTATTTTATCCATGTGGATACGATGA
- the cysE gene encoding serine O-acetyltransferase codes for MKHCEKQKVWNTIVKEAKNQSEQEPMLASFYHSTIINHESLGASLSYILANKLKTASMPAMAVREVVEEAFKDDPLITGSAACDICAIVNRDPAVSMYSTPLLYLKGYHALQGYRVANWLWKQGRFALATYLQNQISVACQVDIHPAAKIGLGIMLDHATGIVIGETAVVENDVSILQDVTLGGTGKECGDRHPKIREGVMIGAGAKILGNIEVGQGAKIGSCSVVLQAVPPHTTVAGVPAKIVGRPQSDKPSEDMDQGFNGNGHKLIDGAGI; via the coding sequence ATGAAACACTGCGAAAAACAAAAAGTATGGAATACGATTGTTAAGGAAGCGAAAAACCAATCCGAGCAAGAACCGATGTTGGCGAGCTTTTATCATTCCACCATTATTAATCACGAAAGCCTTGGGGCATCGCTGAGCTATATTCTTGCGAATAAACTGAAAACGGCTTCAATGCCAGCAATGGCGGTTCGTGAAGTGGTGGAAGAAGCCTTTAAAGATGATCCATTGATCACCGGAAGTGCCGCTTGTGACATCTGCGCCATTGTAAATCGTGACCCTGCGGTATCCATGTATTCTACCCCTTTGTTGTACCTTAAAGGCTACCATGCGCTGCAAGGTTATCGAGTGGCTAACTGGTTGTGGAAGCAAGGTCGTTTTGCGCTAGCGACTTATTTGCAAAACCAAATTTCAGTGGCTTGTCAGGTGGATATTCACCCTGCGGCTAAAATTGGTTTAGGTATTATGCTCGATCACGCCACGGGCATTGTGATCGGTGAAACGGCGGTGGTGGAAAACGACGTATCGATTCTTCAAGATGTAACGCTCGGTGGTACCGGTAAAGAGTGTGGCGATCGTCATCCTAAGATCCGAGAAGGCGTAATGATTGGCGCTGGCGCTAAAATCTTGGGCAATATTGAAGTGGGACAAGGGGCGAAAATTGGTTCTTGTTCTGTTGTGCTTCAAGCGGTTCCTCCGCATACCACAGTGGCTGGCGTACCCGCTAAAATAGTCGGTCGACCTCAAAGTGATAAACCTTCTGAAGATATGGATCAAGGCTTTAATGGCAATGGGCATAAATTAATTGATGGTGCGGGAATTTAA
- a CDS encoding type II secretion system F family protein: MNVWFIVAACLFVIVAIAMMLLIKSAPVPIAKPTSVSAALKHPKKKKRKTSQQEKINEWWLRAGFSTSRFINVLLIFLIIVVGFLGFVFMSTVGALVSVFASVFVLFLLAQWRRAKFQRRVTNLMPSFIDQVNRRIQVGISLPRAIEQSAKTTPKPLSEILERVNQRRQLGIELQDAFYKEWRITGVPSFQLLGSIFSVNARFGGSINDSLESVVQLLRQQDSSRRELSSLTGETRVTAWVIGVAPILVAGYMLSQNPTMLIDMWESESGRPLLMFAGGLELMGIIVIWRMLKSL; this comes from the coding sequence ATGAATGTATGGTTTATTGTTGCCGCCTGCCTGTTCGTTATTGTCGCTATCGCGATGATGTTATTGATCAAAAGCGCCCCAGTGCCAATCGCCAAGCCGACCTCCGTATCGGCGGCACTGAAGCACCCAAAAAAGAAAAAACGCAAAACCTCTCAGCAAGAAAAAATCAATGAGTGGTGGTTAAGAGCGGGCTTTAGTACGTCTCGTTTTATTAATGTGTTATTGATTTTTTTGATTATTGTGGTGGGATTTTTGGGGTTTGTGTTTATGAGTACTGTAGGCGCTTTGGTCAGTGTTTTCGCCAGCGTATTTGTTTTGTTTCTACTGGCTCAATGGCGTCGAGCCAAGTTTCAGCGCCGAGTCACCAATCTTATGCCCTCTTTTATTGATCAAGTTAACCGCCGTATTCAAGTGGGGATCAGTTTACCTCGCGCGATAGAACAATCGGCAAAAACAACCCCGAAACCGCTAAGCGAAATCTTAGAAAGGGTTAATCAAAGAAGACAACTTGGCATTGAATTGCAAGATGCGTTTTATAAAGAATGGCGCATTACAGGGGTGCCATCTTTTCAATTACTAGGCTCTATTTTCAGTGTTAACGCTCGCTTTGGCGGCAGCATCAATGATTCGTTAGAAAGTGTGGTGCAACTGCTCCGTCAACAAGATTCTAGCCGACGAGAATTAAGCTCTTTAACGGGCGAAACACGAGTCACCGCTTGGGTCATCGGTGTCGCACCGATATTAGTTGCAGGGTATATGTTGTCGCAAAATCCAACCATGTTAATCGACATGTGGGAATCAGAATCGGGTCGCCCATTATTGATGTTTGCAGGTGGACTGGAGTTGATGGGCATTATTGTTATTTGGCGAATGCTGAAGAGCTTGTAG
- a CDS encoding TadE/TadG family type IV pilus assembly protein, with translation MKKTRPPHLFSRDLLINKKQRGAAGIEAVFLLPLVLILLFAIIHYSMIFFAASLFEHAAKEGIRNSMSYVDESCYFTECDATETKDLFSGPITDNTAAVIQNFTGGTGDSLGVLFGVDLGNKNGDTIDVKLMSDGDCCQVQVSLQDYPSEPFLPTEIIDGLLPGEGSVFPAHITGSAAMKLN, from the coding sequence ATGAAAAAGACGCGACCTCCTCATTTATTTAGCCGTGACTTACTTATAAATAAAAAACAACGGGGCGCGGCAGGGATTGAAGCGGTATTTTTATTACCACTGGTGCTTATTTTACTGTTTGCGATTATTCATTACAGCATGATTTTTTTTGCCGCCAGTTTATTTGAACATGCCGCCAAAGAGGGCATTCGCAATAGCATGTCGTATGTGGATGAGAGTTGTTATTTCACTGAATGCGATGCGACTGAAACGAAAGATCTTTTCAGTGGCCCAATCACCGACAATACCGCCGCCGTTATTCAAAACTTTACGGGTGGAACGGGTGATAGTTTGGGGGTTTTGTTTGGTGTGGATTTAGGTAATAAAAACGGTGACACAATTGATGTAAAACTTATGTCTGATGGGGATTGCTGCCAGGTGCAAGTATCGTTACAAGATTATCCATCAGAACCTTTTTTACCCACAGAGATTATTGATGGCTTATTACCCGGTGAAGGTTCGGTTTTTCCAGCACATATTACAGGGTCTGCGGCCATGAAGCTCAATTAA
- a CDS encoding CpaF family protein → MDDITASSLNNRDIEFIESLTFKSHLHQYVLECMEDDGVIFDASMKDKANILLPVNTYIQQYLESHLLPPNLTIDDLADQLVDEMIGYGPIECLLNDDTVDDILINGPRRVYVERFGCLEKVDHQFLNDEHIIRVIRRMLAPLGRRVDESNPMVDARLPDGSRINAIIPPLALDGACLSIRKFKQDILTGEYLLEKSSISEEMLTFLRQAVKARFNVLISGATGSGKTTLLNILSQSIQHHERVVTIEDAAELQLRNGHVVRLETRPPNAEGKGEVSARELLKNALRMRPDRIILGESRGGEVLDMLQAMNTGHLGSMSTLHANSPSDALIRLEMMVTLAGFHSSETFIRKVVASALDVIIQISRQPNGKRVITDIVEVSKIDGDKISTHSIYHYEVSSHTFKHVGQLSGRLQQQLEETP, encoded by the coding sequence ATGGATGATATTACGGCGTCATCTCTCAACAATCGAGATATTGAATTTATAGAATCATTAACGTTTAAATCGCACCTACACCAGTATGTATTGGAATGTATGGAAGATGATGGCGTGATTTTTGATGCTTCAATGAAAGATAAAGCCAATATATTGCTTCCAGTGAATACTTATATTCAACAATATCTAGAATCCCATTTGCTTCCGCCTAATTTAACGATAGACGATCTTGCTGATCAACTGGTCGATGAAATGATTGGTTATGGGCCCATTGAATGCCTTTTAAATGATGACACGGTGGATGATATTTTGATCAATGGACCTCGTCGGGTTTATGTTGAAAGGTTCGGTTGTTTAGAAAAAGTCGATCACCAATTCCTTAACGATGAGCATATTATTCGCGTGATCCGGCGTATGTTAGCGCCTCTTGGTCGTAGGGTGGATGAATCGAACCCGATGGTGGATGCTCGCTTGCCCGATGGTAGCCGTATTAATGCCATTATTCCCCCATTGGCGCTCGATGGTGCTTGTCTTTCCATTCGAAAATTTAAACAAGATATTCTGACTGGGGAATACCTATTAGAGAAGTCGTCGATCAGTGAGGAAATGCTGACCTTTCTTCGGCAGGCGGTAAAAGCTCGATTTAATGTGTTAATCAGTGGGGCGACAGGTTCTGGTAAAACCACGTTACTCAATATTTTAAGTCAATCTATTCAACATCATGAGCGTGTCGTCACGATTGAAGATGCGGCAGAATTACAACTTAGAAATGGCCATGTTGTTCGCTTGGAGACTCGCCCGCCTAATGCCGAAGGCAAAGGGGAAGTCAGCGCGCGCGAGTTACTGAAAAATGCGCTGCGGATGCGCCCAGACCGAATTATTTTAGGGGAAAGCCGAGGCGGAGAAGTGTTGGATATGCTTCAAGCCATGAACACTGGGCACTTGGGTTCCATGAGTACTTTACACGCCAATTCACCCAGTGATGCCTTAATTCGATTAGAAATGATGGTGACCCTTGCAGGCTTTCATTCCAGTGAAACCTTTATTCGTAAAGTGGTGGCTTCTGCGCTTGATGTCATCATTCAGATAAGCCGCCAACCCAATGGCAAACGGGTCATAACGGACATTGTTGAAGTCAGTAAAATTGATGGCGATAAAATATCGACCCATTCGATTTATCATTATGAGGTGTCGTCTCACACCTTCAAACATGTTGGGCAATTATCGGGACGATTACAGCAACAATTGGAGGAAACACCATGA